In one window of Elusimicrobiota bacterium DNA:
- a CDS encoding methionine synthase, producing the protein MLKLSTAIGSMPHRDEKIATEILTNNLGIPCWPQLPKKCFKENMYIQYSEGMPSLVVDEQNQKIFFNTDIDTLAELEKFYEKIISDDIEYFKISPEYAVGFYEFTRHLAISPSRYPAIKGQITGPITFGLKVTDRNNRSIFYNEQFVDVIVKALTMKARWQVKQLKIKNEKLKIIMFIDEPYLSAFGSAFTQVSREEVIKYLNEVSDGIHNENSLSGVHCCGNTDWSILMDTNIDIISFDAYSFFDGLVLYPEKLNQFLQRNGMLAWGLVPSSDAIHSETVETLIANFKQKIEILLKKNVNEQLLQERYIITPSCGCGSLDEKIAEKIVAYTKEISENLI; encoded by the coding sequence ATGCTTAAATTATCAACTGCAATCGGCAGTATGCCACATAGAGATGAAAAAATAGCAACCGAAATTTTAACAAATAATCTCGGTATCCCATGCTGGCCGCAACTACCTAAAAAATGTTTTAAGGAAAATATGTATATTCAGTATTCAGAAGGAATGCCATCGCTTGTTGTAGACGAACAGAATCAGAAAATATTTTTTAATACCGATATTGATACACTTGCCGAACTTGAAAAGTTTTACGAAAAAATTATTTCAGACGATATAGAATACTTTAAAATTTCACCGGAGTATGCTGTGGGATTTTACGAATTTACTCGCCATCTCGCCATCTCGCCCTCTCGCTATCCCGCTATCAAAGGTCAAATTACAGGGCCTATTACTTTCGGCTTGAAAGTTACTGACCGGAATAATCGGTCTATTTTTTATAATGAGCAGTTCGTAGATGTGATAGTAAAGGCACTCACAATGAAAGCGAGATGGCAAGTGAAACAATTAAAAATTAAAAATGAAAAATTAAAAATTATTATGTTTATTGATGAGCCGTATCTTTCTGCGTTTGGTAGTGCTTTTACACAGGTTTCAAGAGAAGAAGTTATAAAATATCTCAATGAGGTTTCTGATGGAATCCATAACGAAAACTCACTATCCGGAGTTCACTGTTGTGGGAATACCGACTGGTCAATTTTGATGGATACAAACATTGATATAATTTCGTTTGATGCATACAGTTTTTTTGACGGGTTAGTACTTTATCCTGAAAAATTAAACCAGTTTTTACAAAGAAACGGAATGCTGGCTTGGGGACTTGTTCCAAGTTCGGATGCGATACATTCAGAAACAGTTGAAACACTTATTGCTAATTTTAAACAAAAGATTGAAATACTGCTGAAAAAAAATGTTAACGAGCAACTACTTCAAGAAAGATATATTATTACACCATCTTGTGGGTGTGGCTCGCTTGACGAAAAAATAGCCGAAAAAATAGTTGCTTATACAAAAGAAATATCTGAAAATCTAATATGA
- a CDS encoding TonB-dependent receptor produces MNISKKFVLIVAFALVSSGLIQAETNVWITLSTVVVTGTRISQTFSQVTRNVSVIDEKEINNSPANSVPELLEHVLSSDIQERSPYGVQADVTMRGSTFQQTLILIDGVRVNDSQTAHHNMDLPVTLNDIEKIEVLQGHSSSVYGPDAFGGVVNIVTKKTKNKELFSQVKLAEYNTQLVSVSYGNKWNNYSQKVSLEKKKSDGFRYDTDFDNFNFYSDSNWDIAKGEINLSLGFMDKEFGAYDFYTPGRNYPSKEWTKTYFSKLGVVYKIGKISLQPKIFYRQHNDKYMLDITRPTWYVNEHLTYFYGGEIQANIPLRNKVELTIGGEVTQDQIESERLGNHIQPRQALFSEYHTSIFSNLDLDAGLRIDNSNWGQQISPTLGIGYWISPLWKLRSSVGRAFRSPSFTELYYKDPANEGNSELKPEEAISYEAGADFIQGKHFNASITLFDRKQTNLIDWVGTTETGPWKAENIGEVRIFGIDSEVKFNLYSFETRFNYSWMGSKKTQDYYSKYALQYPTNQFSLEVSRPLNWNIIPVVKLIYKERLSETGYFLMNSRISKSIDNMEIFIEGTNLLDIKYEEIKGVPQPGRWLGAGVTYKL; encoded by the coding sequence ATGAATATATCTAAAAAATTTGTTTTAATAGTTGCATTTGCGTTAGTTTCATCCGGTTTAATTCAAGCAGAAACTAATGTATGGATTACCTTAAGTACTGTGGTTGTTACCGGGACAAGAATTTCTCAAACTTTCTCACAGGTAACTCGTAATGTATCAGTAATTGATGAGAAAGAAATCAATAACTCACCAGCTAATTCAGTTCCTGAATTATTAGAACATGTTTTAAGTTCGGATATTCAGGAACGAAGTCCTTACGGGGTTCAGGCAGATGTAACTATGCGTGGGTCAACTTTTCAACAAACACTTATTCTTATTGATGGAGTACGAGTCAATGATTCTCAAACTGCTCATCATAATATGGATTTACCGGTAACACTGAATGATATTGAAAAAATAGAAGTATTACAGGGACACAGTTCATCAGTTTATGGCCCAGATGCATTTGGTGGAGTGGTTAATATAGTAACAAAAAAAACTAAAAATAAGGAATTATTTAGTCAGGTTAAACTTGCTGAATATAATACCCAACTTGTTTCTGTATCTTACGGTAATAAATGGAATAACTACAGCCAGAAGGTATCCTTAGAAAAAAAGAAATCTGATGGGTTCCGGTATGATACTGATTTTGATAATTTTAATTTTTATTCTGATTCAAATTGGGACATTGCAAAAGGAGAAATCAATTTAAGTTTAGGTTTTATGGACAAAGAATTCGGTGCATATGACTTCTATACTCCGGGAAGAAATTATCCTTCTAAAGAATGGACCAAAACATATTTTTCTAAACTTGGTGTAGTATATAAAATAGGTAAAATAAGTTTACAACCTAAAATATTTTATCGTCAACACAATGATAAATACATGCTGGACATAACCCGTCCCACATGGTATGTAAACGAACATTTAACATATTTCTATGGAGGAGAAATACAGGCTAATATCCCACTGAGAAATAAAGTAGAGTTGACTATAGGTGGAGAAGTAACACAGGATCAAATTGAAAGTGAGCGTCTAGGTAACCATATTCAACCTCGTCAAGCATTGTTCAGTGAATATCACACCTCTATATTTTCAAATTTAGATTTAGATGCTGGTTTAAGAATAGATAATTCAAACTGGGGACAGCAGATATCTCCAACTCTTGGAATCGGTTACTGGATTTCGCCTTTATGGAAATTACGCAGTTCTGTAGGACGTGCTTTCAGAAGTCCGTCATTCACTGAACTTTATTATAAAGACCCGGCTAATGAAGGAAATTCTGAACTCAAACCTGAAGAAGCAATTTCTTATGAAGCAGGTGCGGACTTTATTCAAGGGAAACATTTTAATGCTTCTATTACTCTTTTTGACCGTAAGCAAACGAACCTTATTGATTGGGTAGGTACAACAGAAACAGGTCCTTGGAAAGCAGAAAATATCGGTGAAGTCAGAATATTTGGAATTGATTCAGAAGTAAAATTTAACCTGTATTCATTTGAGACGCGTTTCAATTATTCCTGGATGGGTTCAAAAAAAACTCAAGACTATTATTCTAAATATGCTTTGCAATATCCAACCAACCAATTTTCTCTGGAAGTCAGTCGTCCACTTAACTGGAACATAATTCCTGTAGTGAAGTTAATATATAAAGAAAGGCTTAGTGAAACTGGTTATTTTCTTATGAATAGCAGAATTTCTAAAAGTATAGATAATATGGAAATATTTATTGAGGGAACTAATTTGCTTGATATAAAGTATGAAGAAATAAAAGGCGTTCCTCAACCAGGTAGATGGCTTGGTGCAGGAGTTACTTATAAACTGTAA
- a CDS encoding carbamoyltransferase C-terminal domain-containing protein: MVYILGVNLSHDRSACLLKDGKILVAIEEERLDRLKHSRGILCNTVLRQNNTVSPMKSINYCLNYAGISLDTLDLIVGNIPGNDISAEILKKEIPIKNKNKIKTLPQPGHHLAHAFGVYFASPFKKSAILVVDATGNTTNNSIEAHTFFIGENNRINRIYQELLPVYPLPQNFFSLGFFYEYFTKQLDFYTNLLPADIPEQEVNTKYPEAGKLMGLAPYGKKRIHWEKLIRLENNGKIKIPIQDVKLKYARWKIQDKINDEKIGLKYENQFYKDIAYKVQNELEAAIVHLANDLYQKTKIKNLCFNGGVALNCVANRKILDNTPFKNIFILPPANDAGISIGCAYYGYYSLTGGKKRVPLNTVYLGKEYNEQEILTSLEKYSNIKWLKFRTYQELIKQTAKLISHKKIVGWFQKGAEMGPRALGHRSILADPREPKMKDKLNKRVKHREPFRPYAPSVLEEKVQDFFDIKHKSPFMLLVANVKKGKQKKIPSVVHIDGTVRLQTVNKVDNGIYYDLVKAFYNLTNIPMILNTSFNDNNEPIVETPEDAINCFLKTEMDYLVIGKFLIEI; encoded by the coding sequence ATGGTTTATATATTAGGAGTCAATTTAAGTCACGATAGAAGTGCCTGTCTGTTAAAAGACGGTAAAATATTGGTTGCTATTGAAGAAGAACGACTTGACAGGCTAAAACATAGCCGAGGGATTTTATGTAATACAGTTCTTAGACAAAACAATACAGTTTCACCAATGAAGTCAATCAATTATTGTTTAAATTATGCTGGAATATCGCTTGATACACTGGATTTGATAGTTGGTAATATACCAGGTAACGATATTTCAGCAGAAATATTAAAGAAAGAAATACCAATTAAAAACAAAAACAAAATCAAAACACTACCACAACCAGGACATCATTTAGCACATGCGTTTGGAGTATATTTTGCCTCGCCATTTAAGAAAAGTGCAATCTTGGTTGTAGATGCTACTGGTAATACTACAAACAATTCTATTGAAGCACATACCTTTTTTATCGGTGAAAATAATAGGATTAATCGGATTTATCAAGAACTGTTACCTGTCTATCCACTTCCACAGAATTTTTTTTCGCTCGGTTTTTTTTATGAGTATTTTACTAAACAACTTGATTTTTATACCAATCTTTTACCAGCAGATATTCCAGAACAAGAAGTAAACACAAAATATCCGGAAGCCGGAAAACTGATGGGACTTGCACCATATGGAAAAAAAAGGATACACTGGGAAAAACTTATTCGTCTGGAAAACAATGGAAAAATAAAAATCCCAATCCAGGATGTCAAACTAAAATATGCTAGATGGAAAATCCAGGATAAAATCAATGATGAAAAAATTGGCCTAAAATATGAAAACCAGTTCTATAAAGATATTGCTTATAAAGTCCAAAACGAGTTAGAAGCTGCAATCGTCCATTTAGCGAATGATTTATATCAAAAAACAAAAATAAAAAATCTCTGTTTTAATGGTGGTGTAGCACTAAATTGTGTAGCAAATAGAAAGATATTAGACAATACGCCATTTAAGAATATATTTATTTTGCCACCTGCAAATGATGCTGGTATTTCTATCGGTTGTGCATATTACGGTTATTATAGTTTAACAGGTGGGAAAAAAAGGGTTCCATTAAATACAGTATATTTAGGAAAAGAATATAATGAGCAAGAGATATTGACAAGTTTAGAAAAATATAGTAATATTAAATGGCTAAAATTTAGAACATATCAAGAACTGATAAAACAAACTGCAAAACTGATTTCACACAAGAAAATAGTAGGCTGGTTCCAAAAAGGCGCTGAGATGGGTCCGAGGGCGTTAGGACACCGAAGTATTCTTGCAGACCCGCGGGAACCCAAAATGAAAGATAAACTGAATAAACGAGTAAAACACAGAGAGCCATTCAGGCCATATGCACCATCGGTATTAGAAGAAAAAGTTCAGGATTTTTTTGATATAAAACATAAAAGTCCGTTTATGTTACTCGTTGCTAATGTAAAAAAAGGGAAACAGAAAAAAATACCATCAGTTGTTCATATAGATGGTACTGTAAGATTACAAACAGTAAACAAAGTTGATAATGGAATATATTATGATTTGGTAAAAGCATTCTATAACTTAACAAATATCCCGATGATATTAAACACATCTTTCAATGATAATAATGAGCCAATAGTTGAAACACCAGAGGACGCAATAAACTGTTTCCTGAAAACTGAAATGGACTATTTAGTTATAGGAAAATTTCTAATTGAAATTTAG
- the waaF gene encoding lipopolysaccharide heptosyltransferase II, whose amino-acid sequence MKILIVRLSSIGDIVLATPLIRCLRNKYPSAQIDFILKEKYAEILSANPYISNLVLFNGNLIKFAKKIKAEKYNIIIDIHRNFRSFILTLFSNAQIVRYKNFLFQRFLLTELGLNFYRQKIPVAQRYLAAVKQLGVVDDNKGIDFFIDEKIKNKFVQLYKFEYISICPVAIWKTKRWPKENFIALAKKIIEKYNYNILIFGGKTDFEYCESIKNQIGYTEKTKNLCGLSLQETAVVLTKCKHLLTNDTGLMHIAEALKIPVVAFFGPTVEEFGFYPQSAKSKVFAKNISCQPCSTKGSQICPGGHFRCMKDITVDEVFSYCAANL is encoded by the coding sequence ATGAAAATTTTGATAGTCCGATTGAGTTCTATCGGCGATATTGTTCTGGCAACACCGCTGATAAGATGCTTGCGAAACAAATATCCATCAGCACAGATTGATTTTATACTGAAAGAAAAATACGCTGAAATTCTTTCTGCCAATCCTTATATTTCAAATTTAGTATTGTTTAACGGTAATTTAATAAAATTTGCAAAAAAAATAAAAGCAGAAAAATACAATATAATTATTGATATTCATAGAAATTTTAGAAGTTTTATTTTAACACTTTTTTCTAACGCACAAATTGTGAGATACAAAAACTTTCTGTTTCAGAGATTTTTATTGACTGAATTAGGGCTGAATTTTTACCGACAAAAAATACCTGTTGCCCAAAGATATTTAGCAGCAGTCAAACAACTCGGTGTTGTAGATGATAACAAAGGGATTGATTTTTTTATAGACGAAAAAATAAAAAACAAATTTGTACAATTGTACAAATTTGAATATATCAGTATCTGTCCTGTTGCTATCTGGAAAACCAAAAGATGGCCTAAAGAAAATTTTATAGCACTTGCAAAAAAAATTATAGAAAAGTATAATTATAATATACTTATTTTTGGTGGAAAAACTGATTTTGAGTATTGTGAAAGTATCAAAAATCAAATTGGGTATACCGAAAAGACAAAAAATCTCTGTGGACTATCATTACAAGAAACTGCGGTTGTACTGACAAAATGTAAGCATTTGCTTACAAATGATACCGGCTTAATGCATATTGCAGAAGCATTAAAAATTCCGGTTGTTGCATTTTTCGGACCAACAGTTGAAGAGTTTGGATTTTATCCGCAATCAGCAAAATCAAAAGTGTTTGCAAAAAATATCTCGTGTCAGCCGTGTTCCACAAAAGGTTCACAGATATGTCCTGGCGGGCATTTTAGATGTATGAAAGATATTACAGTTGACGAGGTTTTTTCTTACTGTGCTGCTAATCTATAA
- a CDS encoding ParB N-terminal domain-containing protein, with product MTDIDISKIVVKKRIRNDLGDIKSLQDSIGNVGLIHPIAVNSNWELITGYRRLIAVKNLGWEKIKATVFHNTTELDEFDIELQENLKRKDFNPVELAEALLKRKQIYEKEHPETKKGQYGAKGRGTTILE from the coding sequence ATGACTGATATAGATATTTCCAAAATTGTAGTTAAAAAGCGTATACGAAATGATTTGGGAGATATTAAGTCACTTCAGGATAGCATTGGTAATGTCGGCTTGATACATCCGATAGCGGTGAACAGCAACTGGGAGTTGATTACTGGCTACAGGCGACTCATTGCGGTAAAGAATCTTGGCTGGGAAAAGATAAAAGCAACTGTCTTTCACAACACTACAGAACTTGACGAGTTTGATATTGAACTTCAGGAGAATTTGAAACGCAAGGACTTCAACCCTGTTGAATTAGCAGAAGCGTTATTAAAAAGAAAACAGATATACGAGAAAGAACATCCTGAGACAAAAAAAGGGCAATATGGAGCAAAGGGAAGGGGAACAACGATTTTGGAAA
- a CDS encoding 3-deoxy-D-manno-octulosonic acid transferase, with translation MLLIYNILVGFAFVFVLPYFVWRYKLAAFDKIAIGIKQRLGFYDIEKGKYILFHASSVGELKTITLFITKLKKMFPEKQILILTMTPYGYKYAVDKKIADKVIFAPIDIPFCVEKLFLKVIPEMLVLIESELWPNLVFSAKRKGAKIVSINARMSDKSFRRYLFVKEFITEILKKIDFICAREESDRKKFIALGYDETKVIKTGNMKYDIKSEAYQRMQLPGVRKTGFGFKDTDLIFVTGSTREKEEEIVINLYKKLIPQFNNLKLVVAPRYPERCLEIEKILQKENLSFFRKTQLSTINYQPSTINCLLLDTIGELLDFYGIADIVFVGGSLFDESGGHNILEPAELGKPVIFGKYIRNFQESANALLSNHAAFLINNTQEFYETVLKLLTDQKLRIETGKKARETVVAQRGATDRNIRIVSEMLENA, from the coding sequence GTGCTGCTAATCTATAATATACTGGTTGGTTTTGCATTTGTATTCGTTTTGCCGTACTTTGTGTGGCGGTATAAACTTGCTGCATTTGACAAAATTGCAATCGGTATAAAACAGCGGCTTGGTTTTTATGATATTGAAAAAGGTAAATATATCCTGTTTCATGCATCATCCGTTGGTGAACTTAAAACAATAACTTTGTTTATTACTAAACTAAAAAAAATGTTTCCTGAAAAACAAATCCTGATATTAACAATGACACCATACGGTTATAAATATGCAGTTGACAAGAAAATTGCAGATAAGGTTATTTTTGCGCCGATAGATATTCCGTTTTGTGTTGAGAAATTATTTCTAAAAGTTATACCTGAAATGCTTGTTCTTATTGAAAGCGAACTCTGGCCTAATTTGGTTTTTTCTGCCAAACGGAAAGGTGCAAAAATTGTATCAATAAACGCAAGAATGTCAGATAAAAGTTTTCGCAGATATTTATTTGTGAAAGAATTCATTACAGAAATTCTAAAAAAAATAGATTTTATCTGTGCACGTGAAGAATCAGACAGAAAAAAGTTTATTGCGTTGGGATATGATGAAACGAAAGTAATAAAAACAGGTAATATGAAATACGATATTAAATCAGAAGCATACCAACGAATGCAGTTACCGGGAGTCAGAAAAACAGGCTTTGGATTTAAAGATACTGATTTGATTTTTGTCACAGGTAGCACACGAGAAAAAGAAGAAGAAATTGTAATAAATCTCTATAAGAAATTAATTCCACAGTTTAACAACTTAAAACTTGTGGTTGCACCGCGTTATCCTGAAAGATGTTTAGAAATAGAAAAAATTCTACAAAAAGAAAATCTAAGTTTTTTCCGTAAAACCCAACTATCAACTATCAACTATCAACCATCAACTATCAACTGTCTTTTACTTGATACTATCGGTGAACTGCTTGATTTCTATGGTATTGCGGATATTGTTTTCGTCGGGGGCAGTTTGTTTGATGAATCCGGCGGACATAATATTCTTGAACCTGCAGAACTTGGCAAACCAGTTATATTCGGCAAGTATATACGAAATTTTCAAGAGTCAGCTAATGCCTTGCTTTCTAATCATGCTGCATTTTTGATAAATAATACACAAGAGTTTTATGAGACGGTACTAAAACTTTTAACCGACCAGAAATTAAGAATTGAAACGGGAAAAAAAGCAAGAGAAACGGTTGTTGCTCAACGAGGCGCAACAGATAGAAATATCAGAATCGTTTCAGAGATGTTAGAAAATGCTTAA
- a CDS encoding AAA family ATPase has product MIIAVAGKGGVGKTTIAALIVKQLVKNNKTPVLAIDADPNSNLGYYLGMDWERTIADIREDEFKKNPAGISKVEWLNIKIQECVIETERGFDMLVMGRPEGPGCYCAVNNLLREFLKKLSSHYKYVVIDNEAGLEHLSRRTSNEVDILFIVAEPTKISIIAAENVNKTAESLPIRIQQKYLVLNKLHNENINKINGLETIGSIRYNNNFVDEFENKEDIFKIDNSEITTDIKKILGSSGIL; this is encoded by the coding sequence ATGATTATAGCAGTAGCTGGTAAAGGCGGTGTTGGTAAAACAACAATTGCAGCGTTGATTGTGAAACAACTTGTTAAGAATAATAAAACACCTGTTCTGGCGATAGATGCTGACCCCAATAGTAATCTTGGCTATTATCTTGGTATGGATTGGGAAAGAACGATTGCCGATATAAGAGAAGATGAGTTCAAAAAAAATCCAGCGGGTATCTCAAAAGTTGAATGGCTTAATATAAAGATACAGGAGTGTGTTATAGAAACGGAGAGAGGTTTTGATATGCTTGTTATGGGGCGTCCTGAAGGACCCGGCTGTTATTGTGCGGTAAACAATCTTTTAAGAGAATTTCTAAAAAAATTGAGCAGCCACTACAAATATGTTGTGATTGATAATGAAGCCGGGCTTGAGCATCTTTCTCGTCGGACAAGTAATGAGGTTGATATACTTTTTATAGTTGCAGAGCCGACAAAAATATCTATTATTGCGGCTGAAAATGTGAATAAAACAGCGGAATCGCTGCCAATAAGAATTCAGCAAAAATATCTGGTGCTTAATAAATTACATAATGAGAATATAAATAAAATCAACGGGCTTGAAACTATCGGTTCCATCAGATACAACAACAATTTTGTTGACGAGTTTGAGAACAAGGAAGATATCTTTAAGATAGATAATTCAGAGATTACAACTGATATTAAAAAAATTTTAGGCAGTTCGGGAATTCTATGA